The Pirellulimonas nuda genome includes a region encoding these proteins:
- a CDS encoding phytanoyl-CoA dioxygenase family protein, whose amino-acid sequence MPLGPIVPETGSIRGDRRARGGYNGGSLSGSAAQGACFFDGTQGRMTTIDKQVPAGQVQGDEYRLTPEQIAAFHEDGYVVLDDVVSEAELAPLESLYDAFIRGEVAGMNRDFCDMSGPYDRKFEDFELVNAVLPRGYRGELKGNVYERRAASISRQLLGGDATLDYDQFLAKRPKRSGAKFAWHQDLGYWPSTPHLNTLTATCSLALDDADSDNGCLLVVPGSHREPALRPHRPVFTGKAGDGARDTGHTLSIELTDDDRVVTLPVKRGSVSVHNERIIHGSPGNDSERWRRTYIVAFRPRATVDYERSIGFTHSHNDMIQWQTCLEALEA is encoded by the coding sequence CTACAACGGAGGGAGCCTGAGCGGATCGGCCGCCCAGGGGGCATGCTTCTTCGACGGGACGCAGGGACGGATGACGACGATCGACAAACAGGTCCCCGCCGGACAGGTTCAGGGGGATGAGTACCGGCTCACCCCCGAGCAGATAGCCGCGTTCCACGAGGACGGCTACGTGGTGCTGGACGACGTGGTCAGCGAGGCCGAGCTGGCGCCGCTCGAGTCGTTGTACGACGCGTTCATCCGCGGGGAGGTAGCGGGCATGAACCGCGACTTCTGCGACATGAGCGGGCCGTACGACCGCAAGTTCGAAGACTTCGAGCTGGTGAACGCGGTGCTCCCCCGCGGGTACCGGGGCGAGCTCAAGGGGAACGTCTACGAGCGGCGGGCCGCCTCGATCTCCCGGCAATTGCTGGGCGGCGACGCGACGCTGGACTACGACCAGTTCCTGGCGAAGCGCCCCAAGAGGTCGGGGGCCAAGTTTGCTTGGCACCAAGACCTGGGGTACTGGCCGTCGACCCCCCACTTGAACACGCTGACGGCCACCTGTTCGTTGGCGCTCGACGACGCGGACAGCGACAACGGCTGCCTGCTGGTCGTTCCGGGCTCGCACCGCGAGCCGGCCCTACGCCCGCACCGCCCGGTGTTCACCGGCAAGGCGGGGGACGGCGCCCGCGACACGGGGCACACGCTCTCGATCGAGCTGACCGACGACGACCGCGTGGTGACGCTGCCGGTGAAGCGCGGATCGGTGAGCGTCCACAACGAGCGGATCATCCACGGCTCTCCCGGGAACGATTCGGAGCGTTGGCGGCGGACGTACATCGTGGCGTTCCGCCCGCGGGCGACCGTCGACTACGAGCGCAGCATCGGCTTCACCCATTCGCACAACGACATGATCCAGTGGCAGACCTGCCTCGAAGCGCTCGAGGCATGA